One genomic window of Haloferax mediterranei ATCC 33500 includes the following:
- a CDS encoding outer membrane protein assembly factor BamB family protein: protein MRTPSSLSRRRALSLLGGGLCVGAVGGYVVRDTLGRNAEAAPLVITPSDWSHPNYDATNNRHPPKANAPDDPHVLDVVWTASIPLKQGYFPDLPEPVTTNGLVVASESTVNPDGVQFDFLTTRNGTSSQRFSKVGPEHVVVATSSRLFSHYDGTDGMQLDAWSLSGGEKLWSWSENMSSHPPLQPVVAGGLVHVATPTSHSTSMAYGFTPDGKVEWKTRFGGSTLTLVPPAATARTLVHPKSDGFTVFDTQTGEYRWETDWTDSTHWSGSSRTISAAPVIYDELLYTSAHGRVAVYDLEEKRDPRWVNEQGDSRSVRIAAVDENHVYLTQFGGALTALHADDGTIDWTLGFRDLHPAATGQTAATLCDGKLYVGVYAEEDDHQPRLAIVDAESGEIDKRTTLPAVPKSGPILSNGTVVLRTREGFVGLR from the coding sequence CGTCCGCGACACTCTCGGTAGGAACGCCGAAGCCGCGCCGCTGGTTATCACGCCATCGGACTGGAGCCATCCGAACTACGACGCGACCAACAACCGGCACCCGCCGAAAGCGAACGCGCCCGACGACCCCCATGTACTCGATGTCGTCTGGACTGCGTCCATACCGCTCAAACAGGGGTATTTCCCGGACTTGCCAGAGCCAGTAACTACGAACGGCCTCGTGGTCGCCAGTGAATCCACCGTCAACCCGGATGGCGTCCAATTCGATTTCCTCACCACTCGAAATGGGACGTCCTCCCAACGCTTCTCCAAGGTCGGTCCGGAGCACGTCGTAGTTGCCACGAGCAGCCGACTATTCAGCCACTACGACGGAACAGACGGGATGCAACTGGATGCGTGGAGTCTCAGTGGTGGCGAGAAATTGTGGTCGTGGAGCGAAAATATGTCAAGTCACCCACCGCTGCAACCCGTCGTTGCGGGAGGTCTCGTCCACGTAGCAACACCGACGAGTCATTCGACCTCGATGGCGTACGGGTTCACGCCGGATGGGAAGGTCGAGTGGAAAACACGGTTTGGGGGGTCAACACTCACTCTGGTCCCCCCGGCTGCAACGGCCCGCACGCTGGTCCACCCGAAGTCAGACGGGTTCACCGTCTTCGATACGCAAACCGGTGAGTATCGGTGGGAGACCGACTGGACCGATTCGACCCACTGGTCCGGGTCGTCCCGGACGATATCCGCCGCCCCGGTCATCTACGACGAACTACTTTACACATCGGCCCACGGTCGGGTGGCCGTCTACGACCTCGAAGAGAAACGAGACCCACGATGGGTCAACGAACAGGGCGACAGCAGGAGCGTCCGAATCGCCGCCGTCGATGAAAATCACGTGTATCTAACGCAGTTCGGAGGAGCACTCACCGCCCTTCACGCTGACGACGGAACCATCGACTGGACGCTCGGGTTCCGTGACCTCCATCCTGCTGCGACCGGACAGACGGCGGCGACACTGTGTGATGGGAAACTCTACGTCGGCGTCTACGCGGAGGAAGACGACCACCAACCCAGACTCGCCATCGTCGACGCTGAGTCCGGGGAAATAGACAAACGAACAACCCTTCCTGCCGTACCCAAATCCGGTCCGATACTATCCAACGGGACAGTTGTCCTGCGGACGAGAGAAGGATTCGTCGGCCTCCGGTAG
- a CDS encoding pyridoxamine 5'-phosphate oxidase family protein produces MNGPEPSGPWSRERVEEFLTMTTIPVRLSCRTPADDLWMLSLWYEWDAEQSELRCATSADADVVRFLRAYDDVAFEISTNDPPYRGVRGRGTTTVEADEQKTVLRRLIGRYLGDDDTPLAERLLSPERDEVTIRIRPTKLHTWDYASRMSSSK; encoded by the coding sequence ATGAACGGTCCTGAGCCATCCGGCCCGTGGTCGCGCGAACGCGTCGAGGAGTTCCTGACGATGACGACGATTCCCGTCAGACTCTCGTGTCGAACCCCGGCGGACGACCTCTGGATGCTCTCGTTGTGGTACGAGTGGGACGCCGAGCAGTCCGAACTTCGATGCGCCACCTCGGCCGACGCCGACGTGGTTCGGTTCCTTCGCGCGTACGACGACGTCGCCTTCGAAATCTCGACGAACGACCCGCCGTATCGCGGCGTCCGCGGACGGGGAACCACGACCGTCGAAGCCGACGAGCAAAAGACGGTGCTCCGGCGGCTTATCGGCCGCTATCTCGGTGACGACGATACCCCGCTGGCCGAGCGACTGTTGTCGCCCGAGCGCGACGAAGTGACGATTCGAATCCGGCCCACGAAGTTGCATACGTGGGACTACGCGAGTCGAATGAGTTCATCAAAATAA
- a CDS encoding DUF7282 domain-containing protein, which translates to MTLVVVAGGVPVAVTAQQEAASVSFEDQATGGTTVTVDSVTLPEGGFVTIHDASLSDGSVLGSVVGSSTYLDAGTHENVTVHLDDPIDESGTFVAMPHMDTDDDRVYSFVAANGNADGPYTADGGAVVDDAMVNASASVSMTDQPTTGDSVVVDRVELSEGGFVTIHDATVTEGEVFESIRGTSAYLEAGVHENVRVELDAPVTENTTLVPMAHMDTDGDETYTFPESEGETDGPYTADGSAVVDTAMVMPSDTASVNYSAQATGGYSIVVESAYLPDGGFVTVHDGTVTEGKVFESIRGTSAYLEPGLHRDVRVTLDSPLNETTTVVPMAHMDTDGDETYTFPESEGENDGPYTANGGAVIDSGNATVSASVDYTMKSSDGTTVVVDRVELSEGGFVVIHDPALSGGAVFDSVIGTSEYLSTGVHEDVVVTLDEPIRSSQVLTPMAHMDTDGDEMYTFEESDGEADGPYTADGGAVVASAHTSVSAVVTAVDQSGDGTTVTVESVTLHDGGFVTIHDATVTDGEVFESVRGTSEYLEPGTHENVEITLDTPLEESGTLVPMAHRDTNGNEAYDFLTSEGADDGPYVANGSAVVDTAAYTVEGTDTGTPMETETMTDDEMTDDEMGDMTDEPTTDSSAEAPGFGLVVALIALVAAALIAARRR; encoded by the coding sequence ATGACTCTCGTCGTGGTCGCCGGGGGCGTCCCGGTGGCCGTGACGGCACAGCAGGAGGCCGCGAGCGTCTCCTTCGAAGACCAAGCAACGGGTGGAACGACTGTCACAGTTGACTCCGTAACGCTTCCGGAGGGTGGCTTTGTGACCATTCACGACGCCTCGCTCTCAGACGGGAGCGTGCTCGGGAGCGTCGTCGGTTCGTCGACGTACCTCGACGCCGGTACGCACGAGAACGTAACCGTCCATCTGGACGACCCAATCGACGAATCGGGAACGTTCGTCGCCATGCCCCACATGGATACCGACGATGACCGCGTGTACTCGTTCGTCGCCGCCAACGGCAACGCCGACGGGCCGTACACCGCAGACGGCGGTGCAGTCGTCGACGACGCGATGGTGAACGCCAGCGCGTCCGTCTCGATGACTGACCAGCCAACGACCGGCGACTCCGTCGTGGTCGACCGCGTCGAACTCTCGGAGGGCGGCTTCGTGACGATTCACGATGCGACGGTCACTGAAGGCGAAGTGTTCGAGAGCATCCGCGGCACCTCGGCATACCTCGAAGCAGGCGTTCACGAGAACGTCCGCGTCGAACTGGACGCGCCCGTGACCGAGAACACGACGCTCGTCCCGATGGCGCACATGGACACTGATGGTGACGAGACCTACACTTTCCCCGAGTCGGAAGGCGAGACGGACGGCCCGTACACCGCTGACGGGAGCGCCGTCGTCGACACGGCGATGGTGATGCCTTCGGACACCGCGAGCGTCAACTACAGCGCGCAGGCGACCGGTGGCTACTCCATCGTCGTCGAGTCCGCGTACCTCCCCGATGGTGGCTTCGTGACCGTCCACGACGGGACCGTCACCGAAGGCAAAGTGTTCGAGAGCATCCGCGGCACGTCCGCGTACCTCGAACCCGGTCTGCACCGCGACGTGCGGGTCACACTCGATTCCCCGCTGAACGAGACGACCACCGTGGTCCCGATGGCACACATGGATACTGACGGTGACGAGACGTACACCTTCCCCGAATCGGAAGGCGAGAACGACGGCCCGTACACCGCAAACGGCGGTGCAGTCATCGATAGTGGGAACGCGACCGTCTCCGCGAGCGTCGATTACACGATGAAATCGTCCGACGGCACGACCGTCGTGGTCGACCGCGTCGAACTCTCGGAGGGCGGCTTCGTCGTCATCCACGACCCCGCGCTCTCCGGCGGCGCAGTCTTTGACAGCGTCATCGGCACGTCCGAATACCTCTCGACCGGCGTCCACGAGGACGTGGTCGTGACGCTCGACGAACCGATTCGCTCCTCGCAGGTGCTCACTCCCATGGCGCACATGGACACCGACGGCGACGAGATGTACACCTTCGAGGAGTCAGATGGTGAGGCTGATGGCCCGTACACCGCAGACGGCGGCGCGGTCGTCGCCAGCGCCCACACCTCGGTTAGCGCCGTCGTGACCGCGGTGGATCAGTCCGGCGATGGCACGACCGTCACGGTCGAGTCCGTCACGCTCCACGACGGCGGCTTCGTGACGATTCACGACGCGACGGTCACCGACGGTGAGGTCTTCGAAAGCGTCCGCGGAACGTCCGAATACCTCGAACCCGGCACGCACGAGAACGTCGAAATCACCCTCGACACGCCGCTCGAAGAGTCTGGCACGCTCGTTCCGATGGCGCACAGAGACACCAACGGCAACGAGGCCTACGACTTCCTGACCAGCGAAGGCGCTGACGACGGTCCGTACGTGGCGAATGGCAGCGCGGTCGTCGACACGGCGGCCTACACGGTCGAAGGCACGGACACCGGGACGCCGATGGAGACTGAGACGATGACAGACGACGAAATGACGGACGACGAGATGGGCGACATGACCGACGAACCGACGACCGATTCGTCCGCCGAAGCGCCCGGATTCGGTCTCGTCGTTGCCCTCATCGCCCTTGTCGCGGCGGCACTTATCGCCGCCCGGCGTCGGTAA